The Syntrophotalea acetylenivorans genome contains the following window.
TCAGGGCCTTGGCCAGAACCCAGGCAATGCTCTGTTCGTCATCCGCTACCAGAATTCGCTGGATGGACATGAATGTTTACCTTTCTCTAAAAAACTCCAATAGGCGAAGGGAAAAGTCCGACAGTAATTAGGAGGTGGCTTCTTGGTTGGTTTTGGGACGCAACATGGGCAGTGAAACTGAAAACTGTGTTCCTTCCCCGGGTTGGCTTTCTACTTTGAGAAATCCGCCATGATCGCTGACGATCTTCTGGCAAATGGCCAGGCCAAGGCCTGTGCCGCGGTCCTTTGTGGTGTAAAAGGGGGTGAACATATGTTCCATCTGCTCGGGTGTAATGCCCGAACCGTTATCCTTGACCTCAATAACTACCAGAGGTACCGGTTTTTCCCCTGGCTTATTGTAACGAAACTGGGAAGCGATGCGACTGCAAATAATCACTTGGCCTCCGTGGTCGACGGCTTCGGCGGCATTTTTGATCAGATTGAGAAATAGTCTGACAAGCAATTTTTCGTCCGCTCGAATGGCTGGAATACTCGGATCGAGCTTTAATTGGAAATCCACCTGCTTCGGACGCTGACTCTCTTTTTGTAACAAGACGATATCGGAAAGCAACCGGCCAAGATTCACCGCGCCTAAACGGGGTGAAGGGGGTCGCTCCAAGTCGAGGAGTTCTTCGATGATATCGTTGACCCGGTCTACTTCGCGGGTCATTACTGAGGTATACTCTTTCAGAGTGCTTTCGGGAGGCAGCTCCATATTCAGAAGTTGTGCCGCGCCCTTGATTCCCCCTAAAGGGTTTTTTATCTCGTGGGCCAGACCTGCCGCCAGGGTGCCAAGCATCGAGAGCGTTTCCGAGCGACGAATGGCTTCCTGCAGTTCCCTCACCTGCGTGAGATCCCTCAGCATCAGAATAACACCGTCGGGGTCACCGTGCTGGTCGAAATTAGGTGATAAGGACACCCGCACCGGCAGGGGGGCACCAGTGGAACGCACCAACATCAGATCCTCATGGTTGAACAGGGAGCGACTTTTCTTTAAAGCTGTTTCGACTAATTCAAGTAGCTTGGTCTGATTTTTAAACAGGGTCTGGTAACATTTACCAAGAGCTTGTTTTTCTGAAAGACCGGTGCAGATTTGGGCGGCAGGGTTGTACAAGACTATTTTTCCCTGCCGGTCAATAGCGATAACCGCTTCTTCCATATTCTCCAATACCCGTAGGTAGAGGGTGGCGTCTTTTGGAATAGCGGGCATTGTTTTAAGTCTCCACAGAATCTATAGCAGCAAGGAAAAAATCTTCTGTCGCTTGCTGGAGCTCGGCAAAAGAGCGGGTTGCATTAATCAGGGTGCGGAAAGCGGCGGCTTTGGGCAATCCCCGTGAATACCAGCAAAGGTGCTTACGCATGTCGAAGAGAGCTTTTTGCTCCCCGAAATGACGGACGAACAATTCGAAATGGCAACGGACCGCTTCGAGTCGCTGTAGCGGGTCGGGAGCAGGGCAGGGCCGACCTTCCCGTCTTGCCAGGATAGAACTAATCAACCAGGGGTTGCCGTAGCAACCGCGGCCGAGCATTATGCCATCGCAACCGGTTTCGGCAAGCATGGCCTCCGCATCCTCGGCGCGGACAATATCGCCACTTCCGATCACCGGCACTGTCACTGCGTTTTTTAGCTTTTTGATATGGCTCCAGTCAGCTCGGCCGGAAAAGGCCTGGCTGCGGGTGCGTGGATGCAGGGTCAGAGCATCAGCGCCCTCTGCCTCGGCGATGCGGCCGATCTCCAGATAGTTAATCGATGAACTGTCCCAGCCTGATCTCAGTTTTACAGTGAGCGGGCGGCTGGTGGCACGCCGCACAGCGGCAACAACCTGCGCTACCTTGGCAGGATCTTGCAACAGGGCACTGCCGGCTCCGGAGCGAACCACCTTTTTTACCGGGCAACCGAGGTTTAAATCGATCAATTCGCCGCGATCTTCAACCTGGGCCGCGGCCCTGGCTAATACCTGGGGATCGTCGCCAAACAGTTGAACGCCCAGGGGATGGTCTTCCGCCGTGCTGAGCAGCAGTGCTTCAGTATTGCGACCTGCACGAACCAAGCCATTGGCACTGATCATTTCAGTGAAAGTTAAATCAATGCCATAACGCCGCATTATTAAGCGATAAGGCAGGTCGGTGATACCGGCCAGCGGAGCCAGTAGAATGTTATTTTTTAAAGGAAGGCAACCTATTTGCATAAAAATCAGTCAGTTTCTGCATAGAAAATATGCAATTTAGCACGGCTGGTGGCCGTAGGGTAATGAAAAAAAGGCAACGGAA
Protein-coding sequences here:
- the dusB gene encoding tRNA dihydrouridine synthase DusB, translated to MQIGCLPLKNNILLAPLAGITDLPYRLIMRRYGIDLTFTEMISANGLVRAGRNTEALLLSTAEDHPLGVQLFGDDPQVLARAAAQVEDRGELIDLNLGCPVKKVVRSGAGSALLQDPAKVAQVVAAVRRATSRPLTVKLRSGWDSSSINYLEIGRIAEAEGADALTLHPRTRSQAFSGRADWSHIKKLKNAVTVPVIGSGDIVRAEDAEAMLAETGCDGIMLGRGCYGNPWLISSILARREGRPCPAPDPLQRLEAVRCHFELFVRHFGEQKALFDMRKHLCWYSRGLPKAAAFRTLINATRSFAELQQATEDFFLAAIDSVET
- a CDS encoding two-component system sensor histidine kinase NtrB, coding for MPAIPKDATLYLRVLENMEEAVIAIDRQGKIVLYNPAAQICTGLSEKQALGKCYQTLFKNQTKLLELVETALKKSRSLFNHEDLMLVRSTGAPLPVRVSLSPNFDQHGDPDGVILMLRDLTQVRELQEAIRRSETLSMLGTLAAGLAHEIKNPLGGIKGAAQLLNMELPPESTLKEYTSVMTREVDRVNDIIEELLDLERPPSPRLGAVNLGRLLSDIVLLQKESQRPKQVDFQLKLDPSIPAIRADEKLLVRLFLNLIKNAAEAVDHGGQVIICSRIASQFRYNKPGEKPVPLVVIEVKDNGSGITPEQMEHMFTPFYTTKDRGTGLGLAICQKIVSDHGGFLKVESQPGEGTQFSVSLPMLRPKTNQEATS